From a region of the Mesomycoplasma ovipneumoniae ATCC 29419 genome:
- the rpsC gene encoding 30S ribosomal protein S3, translated as MGQKVNPNGFRFGITRAHNAIWYADKNKFATNLLEDVKIHRFFEKLTREYQIGNTIIRRDRNNAITVLVYTARLGSFLGSSGENLKKIVEQLKKTLKNRKIVLHIDAIEITNPELNAKLMAETIAQKLEQRGSYRIAQKFAIRTALKAGAKGVKTLVSGRLNGVEMARSEGYAEGEMKLHTLRQNVEYATAIAKTTYGILGVKVWVSLGESRQKIDIESVIRSDKRR; from the coding sequence ATGGGACAAAAGGTAAATCCAAATGGTTTCCGTTTTGGAATAACAAGAGCTCATAATGCAATTTGGTATGCAGACAAAAATAAATTTGCCACTAATTTGTTAGAAGATGTTAAAATTCACCGTTTTTTTGAAAAATTAACCCGTGAATACCAAATTGGAAATACAATAATTCGTCGTGATCGCAATAATGCAATTACTGTTTTAGTCTATACAGCAAGACTTGGTTCATTTCTTGGATCTTCAGGCGAAAATTTGAAAAAAATTGTTGAACAACTGAAAAAAACTCTTAAAAACCGTAAAATTGTTTTACACATTGATGCAATTGAAATCACAAATCCTGAATTAAATGCAAAATTAATGGCTGAAACAATCGCCCAAAAACTCGAACAACGTGGATCCTACCGAATTGCGCAAAAATTTGCAATTCGAACCGCACTAAAAGCGGGGGCAAAAGGGGTAAAAACACTTGTCTCTGGTCGTCTTAATGGTGTTGAAATGGCTCGTTCTGAAGGTTATGCCGAAGGTGAAATGAAACTGCACACTTTACGTCAAAATGTTGAATATGCAACCGCAATTGCAAAAACAACTTACGGAATTTTGGGCGTTAAAGTTTGAGTCTCACTTGGTGAGTCAAGACAAAAAATTGATATTGAATCTGTAATAAGAAGTGATAAAAGGAGATAA
- the rplD gene encoding 50S ribosomal protein L4 — MNKNTPISIQSAKYENIVKFNPDKALPEVLFEQRELKTQAIFDSILAERASRRFSTHKVKNRGEVSGTGKKPWKQKSTGKARAGSRRSPIFVGGGRAFGPTTLRNYTLKVNKKVKKLAFFGALSQLAQNHQVLVNDFSMDKISTKLLVEQLKTFKIDKLRHILIASTDTNLFLSARNLPNVELVKPNSITVESLVKTDLLIISENDIASLKKRIEDERK; from the coding sequence ATGAATAAAAACACACCAATTTCAATTCAGAGTGCAAAATACGAAAATATTGTTAAATTTAACCCTGATAAAGCTCTTCCAGAAGTTTTATTTGAACAAAGAGAACTAAAAACTCAAGCTATTTTTGACTCAATTTTGGCCGAAAGAGCCTCACGTCGTTTTTCAACTCACAAAGTTAAAAACCGTGGTGAAGTTTCAGGGACAGGTAAAAAACCTTGAAAACAAAAATCAACCGGGAAAGCCCGTGCTGGATCAAGAAGATCACCAATTTTTGTTGGCGGGGGTCGCGCTTTTGGACCGACAACTTTAAGAAATTACACTCTAAAAGTAAACAAAAAAGTAAAAAAACTAGCTTTTTTTGGTGCCCTATCCCAACTAGCACAAAATCACCAAGTTTTAGTAAATGATTTTTCAATGGACAAAATTTCAACTAAACTTCTGGTAGAACAGTTAAAAACCTTTAAAATTGATAAACTTCGTCACATTTTAATCGCCTCAACTGATACAAATTTATTTTTATCAGCAAGAAATTTACCAAATGTCGAGTTAGTAAAACCTAATTCAATAACAGTTGAATCACTAGTAAAAACTGATTTGTTAATCATTTCCGAAAATGATATTGCAAGTCTTAAAAAAAGGATTGAAGATGAACGTAAATAA
- the rpsJ gene encoding 30S ribosomal protein S10, protein MSTTSIKIKFKSFDHRQIDAAAKKVILLARELNVETCGPVPLPTSRAIYTILRSVHVNKKSREQFESRTHKRLVILKVSPNNQKAVTEKISRTQLPAGVWLEIEVN, encoded by the coding sequence ATGAGCACAACATCAATAAAAATTAAGTTCAAATCGTTTGACCACCGTCAAATTGATGCTGCTGCTAAAAAGGTTATTCTTTTAGCGCGTGAACTTAATGTCGAGACATGTGGCCCGGTACCGCTGCCAACTTCAAGAGCGATTTATACAATTTTGAGATCTGTCCACGTTAATAAAAAATCTCGTGAACAATTTGAAAGTCGCACTCACAAACGGCTAGTAATTTTAAAAGTTTCACCAAACAATCAAAAAGCAGTTACAGAAAAAATTTCACGAACACAATTGCCAGCTGGCGTTTGATTAGAAATCGAGGTAAATTAA
- the rplC gene encoding 50S ribosomal protein L3, whose translation MKGILGRKIGMTQLFTVDGVSIPVSVIEVPENIVTKILTKEKDNYEAIQLGVFDKKQSAHKKPELGHFAKADTKPKKFVREFRDFPGLKLGQTINVSIFSAGEFVDVIGTSKGKGFAGPIKRHNQAIGPRSHGGGGGSKPIRQTGSLGDISGNKVVKGMTMPGRLGHSRVTKQSLEIVKVDQENNLLIVKGSIPGPKKSFVMIRTAIKKSTSKTPINLFEVSPKDQELKHE comes from the coding sequence ATGAAAGGAATTTTAGGTAGAAAAATTGGAATGACTCAACTTTTTACAGTTGATGGTGTTTCAATTCCTGTTAGCGTCATTGAAGTTCCTGAAAACATAGTTACAAAAATTCTTACTAAAGAAAAAGATAACTATGAAGCAATTCAGCTCGGTGTTTTTGACAAAAAACAATCAGCTCACAAAAAACCTGAACTAGGTCATTTTGCTAAAGCTGATACTAAACCGAAAAAATTTGTTCGTGAATTTCGTGATTTTCCAGGTTTAAAATTAGGTCAAACTATCAATGTTTCAATTTTTAGCGCAGGTGAATTTGTTGATGTAATTGGAACTTCCAAAGGAAAAGGTTTTGCTGGTCCAATTAAACGTCACAATCAAGCAATCGGACCTAGATCTCACGGTGGTGGGGGTGGTTCAAAACCAATTCGTCAAACTGGTTCACTTGGAGATATTTCCGGAAACAAAGTTGTTAAAGGGATGACAATGCCAGGACGTCTTGGACATTCTCGGGTAACTAAACAGTCACTTGAAATTGTCAAAGTTGATCAGGAAAATAATTTATTAATAGTAAAAGGTTCAATTCCTGGTCCAAAAAAATCATTTGTTATGATAAGAACCGCAATTAAAAAATCAACTTCTAAAACTCCCATTAATCTTTTTGAAGTTAGTCCCAAAGATCAGGAGTTAAAACATGAATAA
- the rpsQ gene encoding 30S ribosomal protein S17, giving the protein MNNNLEKMPQKRNLRKTLQGKVIRTSEKTIMVSVETAYKHKLYGKRFKKTKKFATHDQAGTANVGDFVKIAECRPISKTKHFRLVEVLQKKGEV; this is encoded by the coding sequence ATGAACAATAATTTAGAAAAAATGCCCCAAAAGCGTAATCTTCGTAAAACACTGCAAGGAAAAGTGATTCGCACTTCTGAAAAAACAATAATGGTTTCTGTTGAGACAGCTTATAAACATAAACTTTATGGAAAACGGTTCAAAAAAACTAAAAAATTTGCAACTCATGACCAAGCAGGAACAGCAAATGTTGGTGATTTTGTTAAAATAGCAGAATGCCGTCCAATTTCAAAAACAAAACATTTCCGTCTAGTTGAAGTTTTACAAAAAAAAGGAGAAGTCTAA
- a CDS encoding MFS transporter, with the protein MTIFFKNSIKFTSSLSTSLIGSEAFKFSSSLYIFKITGDFWLVTILYLLIQIPNLIVYLFSSKIVQKWKNDKIILLISDILSVFCLAFLLIIFFSLANSQLFTFSIILILVNTLLGFIHAFRFIYLKNIVYYLANNEKQMQNINVFSSFATAMGFLISAVFALVIYSRLDFYWMVLFNMATYSISGLLYFLLKLNAKKFDFALSQQKNFKENDKKISTYKWVFVLAGHFIVAIFFLPRTTLFPPVFEYINSQSQVELFNYQQLATWFNIGFSFASVLGTIVSFLILNKTRKKISIIWLLVGLLILGWIWPFVAFIKNLNVQFYSYMIITSFNQFIFSLFFPTFSSLSYLFFSKEKFHVQNGISLVTRAIFYTLVTIATTATFIYLSFYLSFLIFMVLISVLGLIVIFSYWKIKKLTVKKVKIKTTKS; encoded by the coding sequence ATGACAATATTTTTTAAAAATTCAATCAAATTTACTAGTTCACTTAGCACTTCGCTTATAGGTTCAGAAGCTTTTAAGTTCAGTTCGTCTTTATACATATTTAAAATTACAGGCGATTTTTGGCTTGTTACAATTTTATATTTGTTAATTCAAATACCCAATTTGATAGTTTATTTATTTAGTAGTAAGATTGTCCAAAAATGGAAAAATGATAAAATTATTCTATTAATTTCGGATATTTTGAGTGTTTTTTGTTTAGCTTTCTTGTTGATTATTTTTTTTAGTCTAGCTAATAGTCAACTTTTTACTTTTTCAATAATATTAATTTTAGTCAATACATTGCTTGGTTTTATCCATGCTTTTCGATTTATTTATTTGAAAAATATTGTTTATTATTTAGCAAATAATGAAAAACAGATGCAAAATATTAATGTTTTTTCCTCTTTTGCAACAGCAATGGGGTTTTTAATTTCGGCAGTATTTGCCTTAGTTATTTACTCAAGACTTGATTTTTACTGAATGGTTTTGTTTAATATGGCTACCTATTCAATCTCAGGTCTGCTTTATTTTTTGCTGAAATTAAATGCAAAAAAATTTGATTTTGCCCTTAGTCAGCAAAAAAATTTCAAAGAAAATGACAAAAAAATTTCGACTTATAAATGAGTTTTTGTCTTAGCGGGTCATTTTATTGTTGCAATTTTCTTTTTACCAAGAACAACTTTATTTCCACCGGTTTTTGAATATATTAACTCTCAAAGTCAAGTTGAACTTTTTAATTACCAACAATTAGCAACGTGATTCAATATTGGCTTTTCGTTTGCTTCAGTTTTAGGAACAATCGTTAGTTTTTTAATATTAAATAAAACAAGAAAAAAAATTAGCATTATTTGACTTTTGGTTGGCCTTTTAATATTAGGTTGAATTTGACCTTTTGTTGCTTTTATCAAAAATTTAAATGTTCAATTTTATTCATATATGATAATTACTAGTTTTAATCAGTTTATATTTTCGTTGTTTTTCCCAACTTTTTCCAGTTTGTCATATTTATTTTTTAGCAAAGAAAAATTCCATGTCCAAAACGGAATTTCACTAGTAACTAGAGCGATTTTTTACACTTTAGTCACAATTGCTACAACCGCAACTTTTATTTATCTTTCATTTTACTTGTCATTTTTAATATTTATGGTTCTGATTTCAGTTTTAGGCTTGATAGTCATTTTTAGCTATTGAAAAATTAAAAAATTAACTGTTAAAAAAGTTAAAATCAAAACTACAAAAAGTTAG
- a CDS encoding M28 family peptidase, translating to MQEIISQIASLICKFNKENNLNLEIFLKGSYLFWKENFINRKPNDLDLGFVNCSFRQRQEFINFILQEKNAELIKKDDNLQILRINGFIIEFIVLETINKQFLKESQYKNLYELKIKYAFFQKITMMGYVLSPVFPHDSNKKMLSIIDDLNISWNILSKNPNNINYQSEKNFFQNSLWNSFFIYWFYNYDKMLDKYFDFSKLKSYDNYFNQSLKNYIYNFLTFIKEHFKDNLDFFDKILKNKLIYTNMMTNFLNFPSIPGFEKKYIEKLFGDKIHKVTSGGYLSKNNKNNNVLFINHSDEVGGIAIAGEVFNQGTTYFDSGVFEIFDQNSGKINEISCVKVDNLVFSEEKSAKINRPNLKCLGIPENGIYQVLPKSEVKISGFSIFCRNQDNKISNILTRILLDIDKNFDILLTTKEEIQLQGTKDFFVTNQIKKYKFLVNIDVCEDQNWDNEGIKIRVADTFTAHNIVFYNKIVEIFQKNGIPFKSYFGSGSTDITNFQNQNAITLSIPASKIHSTSSMSLIKNFFFLLWICKEINDNIF from the coding sequence ATGCAAGAAATTATTAGCCAAATAGCATCCTTAATTTGTAAATTTAATAAAGAAAATAATTTGAATTTGGAAATTTTTCTAAAAGGAAGCTATCTATTTTGAAAGGAAAATTTTATAAATCGAAAGCCTAACGATTTGGATTTGGGCTTTGTAAATTGTTCCTTTAGACAACGTCAAGAATTTATTAATTTTATTTTGCAAGAAAAAAACGCTGAATTGATAAAAAAGGACGACAATTTGCAAATACTTAGAATTAACGGTTTTATTATTGAATTTATAGTTTTAGAAACAATAAACAAACAATTTTTAAAAGAATCCCAATACAAAAATCTTTATGAATTAAAGATCAAGTATGCTTTTTTCCAGAAAATTACGATGATGGGTTATGTTCTAAGTCCAGTTTTTCCACATGATTCAAATAAAAAAATGCTAAGTATAATTGATGATTTAAACATTTCTTGAAATATACTAAGCAAAAACCCAAACAATATTAATTATCAAAGCGAAAAAAATTTCTTTCAAAATAGTCTATGAAACAGTTTCTTTATTTATTGGTTTTATAATTATGACAAAATGCTTGATAAATATTTTGATTTTTCAAAATTAAAAAGCTATGATAATTATTTTAATCAATCGTTAAAAAATTATATCTATAATTTTTTAACTTTTATCAAGGAACATTTTAAAGACAATTTGGATTTTTTTGACAAAATACTAAAAAACAAGTTAATTTATACAAATATGATGACAAACTTTTTGAATTTCCCTTCAATTCCAGGTTTTGAAAAAAAGTATATTGAAAAACTGTTTGGCGATAAAATTCATAAAGTAACAAGCGGTGGTTATTTATCAAAAAATAATAAAAATAACAATGTTTTATTCATAAATCACAGCGATGAAGTAGGTGGGATTGCAATAGCTGGCGAGGTTTTTAATCAAGGAACAACTTATTTTGACTCAGGTGTTTTTGAAATATTTGACCAGAATTCAGGAAAAATTAATGAAATTTCTTGTGTCAAAGTTGACAATTTAGTTTTTTCTGAAGAAAAAAGTGCAAAAATAAATCGACCTAATTTAAAGTGCCTTGGAATCCCTGAAAATGGAATTTACCAAGTTTTACCTAAAAGTGAGGTAAAAATTTCCGGGTTTAGTATCTTTTGCCGAAATCAAGATAATAAAATTTCTAACATATTGACTAGAATTCTTTTGGATATTGACAAAAATTTTGATATTCTTCTAACAACAAAAGAAGAAATCCAATTACAAGGAACAAAAGATTTTTTTGTTACTAATCAAATTAAAAAATACAAATTTTTGGTCAATATTGATGTCTGCGAGGACCAAAATTGAGATAATGAAGGTATAAAAATAAGAGTAGCTGATACTTTTACGGCACATAATATTGTTTTTTATAACAAAATTGTCGAAATTTTTCAAAAAAATGGTATTCCATTTAAGTCTTATTTTGGTTCAGGTTCGACTGATATTACTAATTTTCAAAATCAAAATGCCATAACTTTATCAATTCCCGCGTCAAAAATACATTCTACTTCCTCAATGTCACTAATAAAAAATTTTTTCTTTTTGCTTTGAATTTGCAAGGAAATAAATGACAATATTTTTTAA
- the rpmC gene encoding 50S ribosomal protein L29 codes for MEYKELLKKTPSELNSLLLEYRSELFTLRFKNQSSNLDQTHKISQIRKIIARILTILSQQKLAQSPKPKKLTKKQKKAQKVVFAKSPKSIKAHFNAHIKPLLAPKIQTKPAEMSSQNEQ; via the coding sequence ATGGAATATAAAGAACTTTTAAAAAAAACACCAAGTGAACTTAACTCTCTTCTTCTTGAATACCGTTCTGAATTATTTACTTTAAGATTTAAAAATCAAAGTTCAAATTTAGATCAAACTCATAAAATCAGCCAGATTCGTAAAATAATTGCCCGAATTTTAACAATTCTATCCCAGCAAAAACTAGCCCAAAGTCCAAAGCCAAAAAAACTCACCAAAAAGCAAAAAAAAGCACAAAAAGTCGTATTTGCAAAATCGCCAAAATCAATCAAAGCCCATTTTAACGCACATATCAAGCCGCTTTTAGCCCCAAAAATTCAAACAAAACCAGCAGAAATGAGTAGCCAAAATGAACAATAA
- the rplB gene encoding 50S ribosomal protein L2 yields the protein MALKYYKPTTNGRRHMSSLDFGANLTTNKPEKSLLVTLKKHSGRNAQGKITVRHQGGRHKRKYRLIDFKRNKDNIPAIVKTIEYDPNRSANIALVSYIDGEKRYILAPKNLKVGQKISSGPEADILVGNCLPLKNIPEGTFVHNLELHPGAGGQLIRSAGTWAQIQGRDESGKYVILKLKSGEYRRILSTCRATVGVVGNEENSLVNIGKAGRNRHKGIRPTVRGSVMNPNDHPHGGGEGKQPIGRKTPLTPWGKKALGVKTRNPKKASTKLIIRSRKESKK from the coding sequence ATGGCGCTTAAATATTATAAACCAACAACAAACGGCCGTCGTCATATGTCTTCACTTGATTTTGGCGCAAATTTAACAACAAATAAACCCGAAAAGTCTTTGCTTGTAACTTTAAAAAAACACTCAGGCCGTAATGCTCAAGGTAAAATTACCGTTAGACATCAAGGTGGACGGCACAAAAGAAAATACCGTCTAATTGATTTTAAAAGAAACAAAGACAATATTCCCGCAATTGTAAAAACAATTGAATATGACCCAAATCGTTCAGCAAATATCGCCCTTGTTTCTTATATTGACGGTGAAAAACGTTACATTTTAGCACCTAAAAATCTAAAAGTAGGACAAAAAATTTCCTCCGGTCCTGAGGCTGATATTCTTGTTGGAAATTGCCTTCCGCTTAAAAATATTCCTGAAGGTACTTTTGTTCACAATCTCGAACTCCATCCAGGAGCAGGGGGTCAACTAATTCGTTCAGCCGGAACTTGAGCCCAAATTCAAGGCCGTGATGAAAGCGGAAAATATGTTATTCTTAAATTAAAATCAGGAGAATACCGCCGAATTTTATCTACTTGCCGGGCAACTGTTGGTGTAGTTGGAAATGAAGAAAATTCACTTGTAAACATCGGAAAAGCAGGTCGAAATCGTCACAAAGGAATTAGACCAACCGTTCGGGGATCAGTAATGAATCCAAATGATCACCCACATGGAGGTGGAGAAGGTAAACAACCAATTGGACGTAAAACTCCACTTACTCCTTGAGGTAAAAAAGCACTTGGAGTTAAGACAAGAAATCCGAAAAAAGCTTCAACTAAATTGATAATCCGTTCAAGAAAGGAATCTAAAAAATAA
- the rplP gene encoding 50S ribosomal protein L16, translating to MLQPKKTKHRKTFRLYHDKREAHSGNFLAFGDYGLQAVGSAWISAAQIEAARIAITRRMGREGQVIIRIFPHLSLTSKPIGVRMGSGKGSVDRWVAVVKKNTMMFEIKGVKDDVARDALRLGGHKLPLKWKIVTIS from the coding sequence ATGTTGCAACCAAAAAAAACTAAGCACCGTAAAACTTTCCGTCTTTATCACGATAAACGGGAAGCACACTCAGGAAATTTTCTAGCTTTTGGTGACTATGGACTTCAAGCCGTTGGCTCAGCTTGAATTTCTGCAGCCCAAATTGAAGCTGCCCGTATTGCAATTACAAGAAGAATGGGGCGTGAAGGTCAAGTTATTATTCGAATTTTTCCACATTTGTCTTTAACCTCAAAGCCAATTGGAGTTCGAATGGGATCTGGAAAAGGTTCAGTTGATCGTTGAGTCGCTGTTGTTAAGAAAAATACAATGATGTTTGAAATTAAAGGTGTAAAAGACGATGTTGCTCGTGATGCACTTCGACTTGGTGGGCATAAATTACCACTAAAATGAAAAATAGTAACTATATCTTAG
- the rpsS gene encoding 30S ribosomal protein S19 encodes MARSLKKGPFADEHLLKKVDDAIMKNSRKPIKTWSRRSTIFPQFVGLTFLVHNGKIFNEVYVTDDMVGHKLGEFSPTRTYYGHGKDKAKKK; translated from the coding sequence ATGGCTCGTTCACTTAAAAAAGGTCCATTTGCTGATGAGCATCTTCTTAAAAAAGTTGATGATGCAATTATGAAAAATTCACGCAAACCAATTAAGACTTGATCACGCCGGTCAACTATTTTTCCCCAGTTTGTTGGTCTAACTTTTTTGGTCCACAATGGCAAAATTTTTAACGAAGTTTATGTTACTGATGATATGGTAGGCCACAAATTAGGTGAGTTTTCACCAACAAGAACTTATTATGGGCACGGAAAAGACAAGGCTAAAAAGAAATAA
- the rplW gene encoding 50S ribosomal protein L23, which produces MNVNNIIKGPILTEKSYQLMSQGVYSFKVSPTTNRSETKKAVEYIFNVKVEKVNIFTVPKKEKKLGKSRGFSTKYKKAFVKLKPGYTINLFEDETPAAASIDQTNKDQQEFSQQIEEKRAELEQKNQEIAQKLAKKQAAESQKTEENQSESQPESQTNEQGETN; this is translated from the coding sequence ATGAACGTAAATAATATTATTAAAGGTCCAATTTTAACTGAAAAATCCTACCAGTTAATGTCTCAAGGAGTTTATTCTTTTAAAGTAAGTCCGACAACAAATCGTTCTGAGACAAAAAAAGCTGTTGAATACATTTTTAATGTCAAAGTTGAAAAAGTTAATATTTTCACTGTTCCAAAAAAAGAAAAAAAACTAGGAAAATCACGTGGTTTTAGTACTAAATACAAAAAAGCATTTGTAAAATTAAAACCAGGATACACAATTAATCTTTTTGAGGACGAGACTCCAGCTGCAGCAAGCATTGACCAAACCAACAAAGACCAACAAGAATTTAGTCAACAAATTGAAGAAAAAAGAGCTGAGCTAGAGCAAAAAAATCAAGAAATAGCCCAAAAACTTGCAAAAAAACAGGCAGCAGAAAGTCAAAAAACTGAGGAAAATCAGTCTGAAAGTCAGCCTGAAAGCCAAACTAACGAACAAGGAGAGACAAACTAA